The genomic window tatttatttagtatTGTGGATGCCGATATTTTTGGCTCTGAACTTGgtcaaaattaaaaaaatgaattttcaaaaaattaataCACACATCATTTTTTTTTGCTCCAGCTGtttcagaatataaggtgtattagttctTTGAAAAGTCAAATCTCTTTAAGTCTGACCAAATTAGTAGagaaatatatcaatattcataatATCAAATCGATGTCGTTAGACTCATCCTGAAATgaattttcatgttttatttatttagtattgtggatgtcgatatttttggctctgaacttggtcaaaattaaagaaatttgacttttcaaaaaactaATACACGTTATATTTTGAAACTGATGGAGTATTTATTTTGGCAAGTGGGGGAGATGGTGGAGTGTGCTTCTTTTTATTTGTAATACCGTGTTTTGGTGGGTCTTTCACAGTGTGATTCTGTGTTATCCACTAATCAACTTATACTTATCTGGAAAAACTATTATACATTGGTGGCTGCATGTACTATTTTGATGCTACAACATTACATGTGCCATTTTGATGCTACAACATTAGATATGTCTTTATAGACCGGTTGATGCCGATTAATTAAAAAAATCTTTGACTCGGTTAAAATCATGaaccaaattcaaaattgaattaatCAGGAAAGCttcaaaattaggaaacataatgAATTattaaaagaattaaataaaagagtTCTTTGAGAATCGGGTGACCCAgttttaggctggccatagtgtgGGTAATATAACCGGTATCATACACTTGGGATTAGCAAACATGTTTATGTGAcagacaattaaagaagagagagggggttagagtaacatactccctccgtcctttgaagagtgtacttccaactttgttgaaaagtcaaacttttttatgtttgaccgtatttatacagTAATACACCAACATTtgtgccatcaaattagtagcattagattcgtgATAAAATATATTCTCATTATATATTTATTTGgtttcacaaacattgatatatttttgcataaatTTGACAAACTTTAAGATAGTTTGACCCTTCAATAAAGTTAGAAGTACACTTTTTAAAGGACAGAAGGAGTaagtagataccgtatcatgttaaatgctatgttactttgtgtcatgcatgataataaatatgatcatctatgatactattCTATAATACtatgcattatgaaggtagtaccATATGCATGAGATtactatatgatactccccattatgAGTAGCCTTAGTTTGAAGACCACAGTTGAATGTGATGCCTTAAAAATTAAGTAGCATGTTGTATTAATAAATTCACTCAGTCAGCTAGGCTCGTAAGTGGACCAGATTAGTAGTATGAGCCTTGGCTTCAGGCTGcccgtaatggtagtatcataggtagtatcatgcatgccaactactccctccgtttaggtgagtaagtCACATTATGTTgagcaccgtgaccaaggaggagggaaaaacaagagactttaatgtttatttgctaattaatagcattgcatgcaatgaactaaccactgcatgtcgtgtttgctagtctcaagtcattaaaaacatgcacacccctcatctctcattggttgatatgtcaaaaaacaagaaacgaggtagaagttaatgtaccgcgcctaagtgttttgggattatttggttttcgtaagatgacttacacacctactagacggagggagtaagcaattttgatgagatgtcatagaattaaatgaagaaagagatggttgagtatcatattaaatgatgtactactttgtgtcatgcataaTAATAAATGTAGTActatatgataccaacatatgatacttTACATTGCGGATGTAGTAataatatatgatactccccattacaaccagcctcagagaaagaaaaagaggaaaGGAATTTAAGGCCTTATTTGTGGGGATTGAAGTGGGCATCACAAAAATTAGCATAGCGATTGGTAGAAGACTCGTTCTATCCTCAACATCGTTACGTACATCGCAGTGCTGAATGCCAGGTGGAGCCCATAGCGTAGCATTCCACAGTTTCCAATTTTTTTCCAGCACGGACCTTGGACCTGGACCAGCATGCACAGGATCCACGTTATATATTCTCAGAGCGACATGATTTTTTAACCGGGTGTGCCGTCACGACCACGACGGCGGCCACGACTCGTCGCAGTGCCGAGGCAGCGGTCCAGAGCAAACACATTACTAATACCCACGCAGCGCGCGCGGTCCAGTAATAACTCAGCAGGAGGGCCAGGCCGCGACCACGGGCACACAGCGCTCCGACCGCCTCCCGAGCTCGTTCGATCATCCACCTCGAGTGCACCCCGCGCGCGATGGCGGAGGCGCCTCTGCTGCCGCGGAAGGACCAGGAGGACGCCGCCGAGGAGGGGCCGGGGCGCTGGCGGAGCGAGGCCGGGAAGCTGGCGTACCTGGCGCTGCCGATGGTGGCGGTGAGCTTGTCGCAGTACGCGGTGCAGGTGTCCTCCAACATGATGGTCGGCCACCTCCCCGGCGTCCTCCCGCTCTCGTCCGCCGCCATCGCCACCTCCCTCGCCTCCGTCACCGGCTTCAGCCTCCTCGTACGCACGCCGCTTATCCCCACCCTCCCCTCCCCTTTTTCCTCCTTCCGCATATTCCATTCCGTTTACGGCCTCTCGTTTATCCCCCTTCAGTTTCCATTCGCCTCGTGATAGACAGGCATCTAGCCTTAATTTCCCTTGTTGCATGCCGCGCATTCCTCTGCTCTGCTCGTCCATTGCGACTTGGCGACGGTCATGGTGTGTTCTTGGCTCATCGAGATTGCTCCATCTTGTTGAAATACAGACAAGGGAAAACGAGACTAGCTCACGTGTTCTTTATTCCCATTGGGTTAGGACTTTAGAGTAGTATATTACCACTACAGTTGGATGAGCATGTGACTGTGTGTTTTTCTAACTGGGAATTATTGAGACCAGCGAGAGACTGAACTTGTGGGTGCCATGCCATCAGATTCCTGATTGGTCCAAAGTGGTATTATTTCCTTGTATCAACTAGTCCGATAGCGACAGTGTGACACCGCAGGAGAAGTATTCCGCAGCCACCAAAGTATAGTAGTCAATTCTGAAGAACCGTTCAAACTATCTCTTTTTTTTCTGCAATAATGGATTTTGCACCATTTTGTCGGCCTAAATTTCCTCCACGGTCGCTTTTCAGTGATCAACATCAAGTAGGTATATTACTGAATGAATTAATTCGTGAAACAGATCGGCATGGCGAGCGCACTGGAAACGCTCTGCGGCCAGGCCTACGGCGCAAGGCAGTACCACACTCTGGGGCTCCACACGTACCGAGCCATCGTCACCCTCCTGGTGGTGTGCGTCCCGCTCTCGCTCCTGTGGGCGTTCATGGGCAAGATCCTGGTGCTGATCGGGCAGGACCCCCTGATCGCGGACGGGGCCGGGCGGTACATCGTGTGGCTCATCCCGGGGCTCTTCGCCAACGCGGTGATCCAGCCCATCACCAAGTTCCTGCAGTCGCAGAGCCTCACCACGCCGCTGCTCCTGTCGTCCGTGGCCACGCTGGCGCTCCACGTCCCGCTCTGCTGGGTCATGGTGTTCAGGACGGGGATGGGGTACACTGGCGCCGCCCTGGCCATCAGCGTCTCCTATTGGCTCAACGTGGCCATGCTCGTGGCGTACATTGTGATGTCGAGCTCCTGCAAGGAGACGCGCACGCCGCCGACCATCAAGGCCTTCAGGGGGGTGGGCGTGTTCCTGCGCCTGGCTCTGCCCTCTGCGCTCATGATATGGTAACCACTTGAACCTAGTAATTAAAAATGAAATTAGCTCTGCATTTGGATTTTCAGTTAACTGTGTCTAATCATGTAATGTTTCCATTTGTTGTTGGGTTTTTCAGCCTTGAGTGGTGGTCATTTGAGCTACTTATCCTCATGTCGGGGCTTCTGCCCAACCCGGAGCTTCAAACCTCGGTGCTCTCAATATGGTACCCACTGTTTTAGGTGGCTTAAATCTGCTTATATAATAACGCTAAGCTTACATTCTTGCTGTTATTATTTTCACAGCCTCACGAGCATAACGTTGCTCTTTACTATACCTTATGGACTTGGAGCTGCTGGAAGGTACGATCTCTGAAGGCAGTTAACTACACGGCCGATGCTTTTTTTCACCACATGGAAATAATTTCTATCCGATAATTGATTCTGTATTTTCTTAATGAACAGCACGCGAGTAGCAAACGAATTGGGTGTTGGGAACCCCGAAGGAGCTCGATCGGCGGTCCGTGTCGTGATGTCGGTAGCGGTGACAGAGGCGGTGATCGTCAGTGGAGCTCTCTTGCTGTCACGGCGCCTCCTGGGCCGCGCTTACAGCAGCGAGGAGGAGGTCGCATCCGCTGTCGCCGCCATGGTTCCCCTCGTCTGCATCACCGTGGTCACCGATGGCCTTCAAGGGGTTCTCTCAGGTCACATTCATTTCTTCTGCATAACATTTCAAGTTGTCCATCGTTTCCAACAAAATGTGCCACTCTTGTTGTTACTAACATCTGTAGGTTCTTCCGCAGGCGTGGCTCGAGGATGCGGATGGCAGCACGTGGGCGCGTACGTCAACCTCGGCTCCTTCTACCTGCTCGGGATCCCCATGGCGATGCTTCTGGGTTTTGTGCTCAAGATGGGGGCAAAGGGGCTTTGGATGGGCGTCGTCTGTGGATCCATCTCGCAGACCACGCTCCTCTCCGCCATCACGTTTTTCACCAACTGGCAGAAGATGGTTTGTTTCTCTGAACCCACTTACAAATCATACGCGAAAACGAACAGTCCGATACACAATCTTACGGTCCGTTGCATTTTTTTTGTATTATGCAGGCTGACGAAGCTAGGGAGAGATCGCTCAGTGAGAAGGCAATGGAGTCTGAGTCGAGATCTCTGCTGGAATAGTTTTTCTGAGACTATAACTGCTCGAAGAGTTACGCTGCAATTTTGTAGGGGACACGCATCCCATCGCTGTGGTTTCTCTCTGAAGTGACAATGTAATTGTAGGGGAGGAAGAGGACGTAAACcactctttttctccctctttacTTTTTTGGTGTCCGAGGCGAAATGTTTGGTGAAGCTCGATTTTGAAATCCCCTAGTTCACGTTTCCGCTTAGTTTTGCTCGACCCGGACAGACAGAGAGGATCCATGCCCGACAGCTCGAGACTTAGAGCATCTcgagccgcgcccccaacaaggcgcCCCAGACAACTTTTCGACCGCCAGTGCTAAAAAATTGGCCTAATCGCGTCCCAGGGACCCATTTTTTGCCGGTTCGGGTCGAAATTGGCGCCAGCGGATCCAACCCGAATCCGGCACgttggggggcgctcgggggcgccgagCGAATCGTTTTTGACGCGAAAGCGTCGCATGACAGCCGCGTGAGCGCCACCGCCCGCCTCGTCTTCCCGACGCCTCgatttcccgcggggaatcaatggcaaggctgccgccggtcagctttTCCATTGATTCctctcacgggcggcgcgtcacggggtgGCGCGCCGACGCGTGCCGACGTCTCCCGTCCCTCGGCTATATATGGTCTCGCTCGCCTGCGTTGGAGTGCCACTTCAGCCCTCCCTCTCCCGCCGATCTCTTATCCCGAGCCACTCCCTCTCcccgatggccgagcgtttccccggagacgaggcggcagccaacggcttcggccgccgttcactccgcgaacaggagtcctgactcctgttccaggcgaacatcccggcgccgccggacatgcgcaccgggccgacgggctggaggctcagcaatggaggagtgcccattcccccgttgcccgacgccgtcacCAAGCCATcgtacttcgccgacgaggtcgagaTCGCGCGCGTCTCTCTCACCGACGCCGAGCGCTCCCTTCCCCAGTACGCCGTCGACAAcaacgcggcttgggcggcgtaattcgagcgccgccagcagcaacggctggcgtccaccaacggggcaCCGCTGGTCGGCGGCACCAAGAACAGCGAGGGGTgccacctctggtggggcgtccACGGCCGCACCCTCGACGGCGTGCTGGCGCACcttgagggcggcaacaacccaccgttggcgtaccccccggcgaggaCGGCCGCCCCGACGCACCGCCGACGCGACGGGCAATGGGCGCCGAGGAGATTCGGCTGCTCCTCTTCCTCGCCGCGTTCTTCCtcccactcctccggcactccatcgctgctcggcgtcaaggccgagcccgcggcagagacgccgctcggccggcgtaCACGCAACGCCAGCATCGTCATCAGCGAGGGCGTCcagcgcgcctcctcgtcggctcctcccccgcgcttcgtcaagccgaagacggagccgggtctcgcgccggtgaagacggagtcggggctgctggcgccggtgaagacggagcacggcgaggtcgagctCAATGACGACGCGGCCCTTGAATGGGCGCGCCaagactccctgaagatggcgagggagcgccagcgcgccgccctagAGCGCTTCGCGCAGTGCCGCCGAGGCCGCGACGAAGGCGGCGTCGTCATCATCGACGATAGCGACGACGATGacaacgcgccgccgccgccgccaccagccggaga from Triticum aestivum cultivar Chinese Spring chromosome 3B, IWGSC CS RefSeq v2.1, whole genome shotgun sequence includes these protein-coding regions:
- the LOC123065587 gene encoding protein DETOXIFICATION 14, coding for MAEAPLLPRKDQEDAAEEGPGRWRSEAGKLAYLALPMVAVSLSQYAVQVSSNMMVGHLPGVLPLSSAAIATSLASVTGFSLLIGMASALETLCGQAYGARQYHTLGLHTYRAIVTLLVVCVPLSLLWAFMGKILVLIGQDPLIADGAGRYIVWLIPGLFANAVIQPITKFLQSQSLTTPLLLSSVATLALHVPLCWVMVFRTGMGYTGAALAISVSYWLNVAMLVAYIVMSSSCKETRTPPTIKAFRGVGVFLRLALPSALMICLEWWSFELLILMSGLLPNPELQTSVLSICLTSITLLFTIPYGLGAAGSTRVANELGVGNPEGARSAVRVVMSVAVTEAVIVSGALLLSRRLLGRAYSSEEEVASAVAAMVPLVCITVVTDGLQGVLSGVARGCGWQHVGAYVNLGSFYLLGIPMAMLLGFVLKMGAKGLWMGVVCGSISQTTLLSAITFFTNWQKMADEARERSLSEKAMESESRSLLE